One window of Strigops habroptila isolate Jane chromosome Z, bStrHab1.2.pri, whole genome shotgun sequence genomic DNA carries:
- the FAM151B gene encoding protein FAM151B produces the protein MADEAQGAWSEQAVDYFLRSQRIEARDAAAVRWFHAANSKARAREAARSDVHMVEADVVLRGGQEGNGDPIMAHPPETDSDNTLQEWLKEIVNTDKGIKLDFKSLEAVRPSLELLEHMKHHLRRPIWINADILPGPNGSSSVVDAKGFIATVTSFFPNVTLSLGWTTGWHPDKHNKGYDWMMVKEMAQICNTLLQPVTFPVRAALVRESVSELCWLIQQSDRYSLTVWTGKEDVYFVEDLLYIRENFDKSRIYYDILEPQNSEFRKAIVE, from the exons ATGGCGGACGAGGCGCAAG GTGCCTGGAGCGAACAGGCGGTGGATTACTTTCTGAGGTCGCAGCGCATCGAAGCCAGAGATGCTGCCGCCGTCCGGTGGTTCCACGCCGCCAACAGCAAAGCCCGAGCCAGGGAGGCCGCGAGAA GTGATGTGCACATGGTAGAAGCAGATGTTGTTCTTCGTGGTGGCCAGGAGGGAAATGGAGACCCTATCATGGCTCATCCACCTGAAACAGATAGTGACAACACGTTGCAGGAGTGGCTGAAAGAGATTGTCAACACGGATAAAGGCATCAAGCTGGATTTTAAGAG CCTAGAAGCCGTACGGCCTTCCTTGGAGCTTCTTGAACACATGAAGCACCACTTGAGGCGACCCATTTGGATCAATGCAGACATCCTACCGGGACCTAATGGCAGTAGCTCTGTAGTGGATGCAAAAGGGTTCATCGCCACTGTCACCTCATTTTTCCCAAATGTGACCTTATCACTAGGGTGGACAACTGGCTGGCACCCTGACAAGCACAATAAAG GCTATGACTGGATGATGGTGAAGGAAATGGCTCAGATATGCAACACACTTCTCCAGCCTGTAACTTTCCCTGTAAGAGCAGCACTGGTACGAGAGTCAGTATCTGAGCTGTGCTGGTTAATCCAGCAGTCGGATAG gTACAGTCTCACTGTTTggacaggaaaagaagatgtGTATTTTGTAGAAGATTTGCTTTACATCCGAGAAAACTTCGATAAAAGTAGGATTTATTATGACATTTTAGAGCCACAAaattctgaattcagaaaaGCCATAGTAGAATAG
- the ANKRD34B gene encoding ankyrin repeat domain-containing protein 34B, producing the protein MTELMDLPVEGNSLIRAVYQRRLRLTRLLLEGGAYINESNDRGETPLMIACKTKHVDTQSVSKARMVKYLLENKADPNIQDKSGKTALMHACLERAGPEVVSLLLKSGADPSLQDHSNCSALVYAINSEDKETLQVLLNACRAQGKEVIIITMDKSASGRQKTKQYVNMPPAHLEECHSPTACISPSEIELKTSPSLLSSSNETEKAFFSFKELDHPRSVDNSSQTVSLMRKSSLIKARSKLAQMQRLQSEPWIKSSPSLFHQKKITSLHEEVQDITPEELSSKTNGLAASNTFIIRHQSIDIKDTPHLLKTFDQSGPRKLLYDKINSQIPCVEKKHNPSGIPVGKDASLGQISFISNLNSVIQKRNLGANHYSSDSQLTTSMRPAAAENTKSVIRKKKILSPSHSLLRSSREVLQNMHPVTLTRRNQAFLEKQGSGALLLDHTAQARPGFLPPLNVSPHLPVPDNTLINRVSGMISCEQKHLVPAAPAFPRKTKNMKILLRRQSLQTEQIKQLVNY; encoded by the coding sequence ATGACTGAACTGATGGACTTGCCAGTGGAGGGGAACTCCCTGATAAGAGCTGTCTACCAAAGACGCCTCCGCCTCACCAGGCTGCTATTAGAGGGTGGTGCCTACATCAATGAGAGCAACGACAGAGGAGAAACCCCGCTCATGATTGCCTGTAAGACAAAACATGTGGACACGCAGAGTGTCAGCAAGGCAAGGATGGTTAAATATCTGCTGGAAAACAAGGCCGATCCGAACATACAGGATAAGTCTGGGAAGACAGCCTTGATGCACGCTTGTTTGGAAAGAGCAGGCCCTGAAGTGGTGTCTCTGCTACTGAAAAGTGGGGCTGACCCCAGCCTGCAAGATCACTCCAACTGCTCTGCGCTTGTGTACGCGATAAATTCTGAAGACAAAGAGACCCTGCAAGTTCTTCTTAATGCCTGCAGGGCGCAAGGAAAAGAAGTCATCATCATCACAATGGACAAGTCCGCATCAGGAAGGCAGAAAACGAAGCAGTACGTAAACATGCCTCCTGCACACCTTGAGGAATGCCATTCCCCAACTGCCTGCATTTCCCCATCAGAAATAGAACTGAAAACGTCCCCATCCTTGCTTTCAAGttcaaatgaaactgaaaaggcATTCTTCAGCTTTAAAGAGCTGGATCATCCACGAAGTGTGGATAACTCATCTCAGACAGTTTCACTGATGAGAAAATCCAGCTTGATAAAAGCCAGGTCCAAGCTGGCACAAATGCAGCGGCTGCAGTCTGAGCCTTGGATAAAGAGCTCTCCGTCACTGTTccaccagaaaaaaatcacctctttACATGAAGAAGTTCAGGATATTACCCCAGAAGAGCTCTCTTCTAAAACCAATGGCCTTGCTGCATCAAACACATTCATCATCAGGCACCAAAGTATTGACATAAAAGACACTCCTCATTTATTGAAAACCTTTGATCAAAGTGGACCAAGGAAATTGTTATATGACAAGATAAACTCTCAGATTCCTTGtgtggaaaagaaacataacCCCAGTGGGATTCCTGTGGGTAAGGATGCCAGTTTGGGACAAATCAGCTTTATTTCAAACCTTAACAGTGTTATCCAGAAAAGAAACTTGGGAGCAAATCACTACAGCTCTGATTCCCAGTTAACTACTAGTATGAggcctgctgctgcagaaaacactAAGTCAgtgataagaaagaaaaagatcctttctccctctcactCTTTGTTACGAAGTTCTAGAGAAGTACTGCAGAACATGCATCCTGTTACTCTGACCAGGAGAAATCAAGCTTTTCTAGAAAAACAGGGATCGGGAGCCTTACTGTTGGATCACACTGCTCAGGCAAGACCAGGTTTTCTTCCACCACTGAATGTGAGTCCTCACCTCCCAGTTCCAGATAATACTTTGATAAACAGGGTTTCTGGGATGATTTCTTGTGAACAAAAGCATTTAGTTCCAGCGGCACCTGCTTTTCCTAGGAAGACCAAGAACATGAAAATACTCCTAAGGAGGCAGTCATTACAGACTGAGCAGATCAAGCAGTTAGTGAATTATTAA